The region TTCCTGGCAGCCTGGTATACGATCGCCATCGCAATTCTGGCGCTTATCGGCGCCCTTGGCGCGCTCCGCATCGCTCGGTGGTAGCAAGCAGGGATAGGACCAAGGCCCTTTGTCATGCCGTAAGGGCGATTTCGGGGGGATTCGGTGTCAATAGTCTGCGCGGCAGCTTGGCGTCGCCCTCACGTGTCGACGTCTTGCGGCCTGGGTTCGGTCCCGTTTGCCGCACGTTCGGAGTGTTCCCGGCTTATTTCGCCGCGAAGCGCGACCAGATCGATGAAGTGATCGGCCTGGCGGCGCAGGTCGTCGGCAATCATCGGCGGCTGCGTCGACATGGTCGAGACCACCGATACCTTGCGGCCCTTGCGCTGCAGCGCTCCGACGAGCGTCGTGAAGTTGCCGTCGCCTGAAAAGATCACCAAATGATCGACGGTCTCGGACTGTTCCATGGCGTCGATTGCCAATTCGATATCCATGTTGCCCTTGATCTTGCGTCGCCCGAGCGAGTCGGTGAATTCCCTCGCTGGCTTGGTGACGACTTGGTAGCCGTTATAGTCGAGCCAATCGATCAGCGGGCGGATCGAGGAAAATTCCTGATCTTCGATCAGTGCCGTATAGTAGTAGGCCCTCAGCAGATAGCCGCGTTTTTGAAACGCATTGAGCAGCTTGCGGTAGTCGATGTCGAAACCGAGGCTCTTCGATGCGGCGTAGAGATTAGCACCGTCAATGAAAAGCGCGATTTTCTCGCGAGGATCGAACATTTCGGTCTCTTTTCCCCACGCATAGGATTGGTTCCGAAGTGAAGCTCGTCACCTACGTGCGGAATAGCACTCTCGTTGAGTATTCTACGCCAAAACCGAACGGCGGGGCAGCCACCAACTTATAACCCTCACTCCCGGCCGCGGGGCAGAATGGACGGCAGAGGATTTGTGATGCTTGGGCCGACAAACGGGTCTGACCGCTGACGGCGGCATCGGCCACCGGCCGCTTTGTCCGGTTTGGTACCAAGGGCAGCATTCCGCACCATAAGACTCGCCCGGTGAACACGATGGCGTACAATGTCGCCGTCCTGGCTGACAAACGGGGCGCGGTGACTGGGAGGTCATCATTCTATTTCAGAGCGGGAGGATTGTTTGTGCATCCATCGGCGAAATGCGCATCCGAACCGATCCTTCCTGACGAACTTGCCTTTCTGCGCAAGGTGTTCAAGCAAATGTTGGAAGAGAGCAGAATACCTGCTGGGAGCGTTCAGGCGGAGACCATGGCGGCCAGATTGATCGCGATTTATCAGGCAGGCGTACGAAATGAGGCCACTTTGCGAGCACTGGCCAAACCTTTTAAGGACCGGCCACTCCCGCCAACAGAACGCGCGCTTATCTAAGCGGACCGCCCTTTGCTGTGAACCAAGTTCATGACAACCTCGACGGATGAAGCTTGACCAAAGCGTGCGCAACACGGCGCCAAAAATAGATGATTTGCGCGAATTCGCGTTCAATACCCCTGCTTGCGGTGAGCTGCCCGCATCGGCCGATTAGATCTTGCATGCTATGACACCCGTCCTAAATCAATGGTGCAGTCAGAACTGATGACGATTGGTGGAGCTTTCAACCGGTTGGAGTCGGGTATGAGAACGGACGGAAACAACAGGCGGGATTTCGCAGCCGCGGTTAATCATGAGCTGCTGAGACAAGTGCTGTTCTTCGATCACCCAAAAGAGGTGCTTCGTTCTCCTTCCCTATCGCAAGGGGAAAAGCGGGCGCTCCTCGCTTTTTTGCTTCGGACTTGCACGAAGGCCATTTCCTGAAACGGGGTATGCAACGAAGGGCCTGTTACGACGTTCACGACAGCCGCTACATGCCGCACCCATAGGGGGCCATCTGAAGATTGTTTCAGATGCTTTCGAATGGCAGTTAACGACAGGAGGACCAGCAAACCGCTCTCGACTTTTTGTAACTGAACTCGTGCTTGCCGACGGGGCGGAAGCCTATTGGTCCGTCAATGCTTGGCTCATCGGAGGAGGTTTTATCGATGAAGATCGCTCAGATAGCGCCACTTGCAGAGAGTGTTCCACCCAAGCTTTACGGAGGAACTGAACGGATTGTTTCCTATCTCACCGAGGAGTTGGTCCGGCAAGGTCATGATGT is a window of Sinorhizobium numidicum DNA encoding:
- a CDS encoding NYN domain-containing protein yields the protein MFDPREKIALFIDGANLYAASKSLGFDIDYRKLLNAFQKRGYLLRAYYYTALIEDQEFSSIRPLIDWLDYNGYQVVTKPAREFTDSLGRRKIKGNMDIELAIDAMEQSETVDHLVIFSGDGNFTTLVGALQRKGRKVSVVSTMSTQPPMIADDLRRQADHFIDLVALRGEISREHSERAANGTEPRPQDVDT